The following coding sequences lie in one Mustelus asterias chromosome 6, sMusAst1.hap1.1, whole genome shotgun sequence genomic window:
- the LOC144494954 gene encoding tumor necrosis factor alpha-induced protein 8 isoform X3, with amino-acid sequence MATEVFNSKSLAVQAQKKILGKMASKSIAIALIDDTSSDVLDELYKATKEYTQNKKEAEKIVKNLIKVVIKLGVLYRNNQFNQDEMILVEKFKKKVHQLAMTIVSFHQVDFTFDRNVLSKLLNECRDLLHQIIDRHLTTKSHGRINHVFNHFSDCEFLAVLYNPFGSYKASLQKICNGVNKMLDDKNI; translated from the coding sequence TGGCCACAGAAGTCTTCAATTCCAAAAGTCTAGCTGTCCAGGCCCAAAAGAAAATACTTGGCAAGATGGCGTCAAAGTCAATCGCAATTGCGTTGATAGATGATACAAGCAGTGATGTTTTGGATGAGTTATACAAAGCAACCAAGGAATACACACAGAACAAAAAAGAGGCAGAGAAGATTGTCAAAAATCTTATCAAGGTAGTCATAAAACTAGGGGTCCTGTACAGGAATAATCAATTCAATCAAGATGAGATGATACTTGTGGAGAAGTTCAAGAAGAAGGTTCATCAGTTAGCAATGACCATTGTCAGTTTTCATCAGGTTGACTTTACTTTCGATCGGAATGTTTTGTCCAAACTTCTGAATGAGTGCAGAGACCTGCTTCATCAAATCATTGACCGGCATCTAACCACCAAGTCACATGGACGCATCAATCATGTCTTTAATCACTTTTCGGATTGTGAGTTCTTGGCTGTACTGTACAATCCATTTGGATCTTACAAGGCTTCTCTGCAGAAAATATGTAATGGCGTCAACAAAATGCTAGATGATAAAAATATATAA
- the LOC144494954 gene encoding tumor necrosis factor alpha-induced protein 8 isoform X2 — protein sequence MVLLTWMATEVFNSKSLAVQAQKKILGKMASKSIAIALIDDTSSDVLDELYKATKEYTQNKKEAEKIVKNLIKVVIKLGVLYRNNQFNQDEMILVEKFKKKVHQLAMTIVSFHQVDFTFDRNVLSKLLNECRDLLHQIIDRHLTTKSHGRINHVFNHFSDCEFLAVLYNPFGSYKASLQKICNGVNKMLDDKNI from the coding sequence TGGCCACAGAAGTCTTCAATTCCAAAAGTCTAGCTGTCCAGGCCCAAAAGAAAATACTTGGCAAGATGGCGTCAAAGTCAATCGCAATTGCGTTGATAGATGATACAAGCAGTGATGTTTTGGATGAGTTATACAAAGCAACCAAGGAATACACACAGAACAAAAAAGAGGCAGAGAAGATTGTCAAAAATCTTATCAAGGTAGTCATAAAACTAGGGGTCCTGTACAGGAATAATCAATTCAATCAAGATGAGATGATACTTGTGGAGAAGTTCAAGAAGAAGGTTCATCAGTTAGCAATGACCATTGTCAGTTTTCATCAGGTTGACTTTACTTTCGATCGGAATGTTTTGTCCAAACTTCTGAATGAGTGCAGAGACCTGCTTCATCAAATCATTGACCGGCATCTAACCACCAAGTCACATGGACGCATCAATCATGTCTTTAATCACTTTTCGGATTGTGAGTTCTTGGCTGTACTGTACAATCCATTTGGATCTTACAAGGCTTCTCTGCAGAAAATATGTAATGGCGTCAACAAAATGCTAGATGATAAAAATATATAA
- the LOC144494954 gene encoding tumor necrosis factor alpha-induced protein 8 isoform X1: MESSADEFKEVATEVFNSKSLAVQAQKKILGKMASKSIAIALIDDTSSDVLDELYKATKEYTQNKKEAEKIVKNLIKVVIKLGVLYRNNQFNQDEMILVEKFKKKVHQLAMTIVSFHQVDFTFDRNVLSKLLNECRDLLHQIIDRHLTTKSHGRINHVFNHFSDCEFLAVLYNPFGSYKASLQKICNGVNKMLDDKNI; encoded by the coding sequence TGGCCACAGAAGTCTTCAATTCCAAAAGTCTAGCTGTCCAGGCCCAAAAGAAAATACTTGGCAAGATGGCGTCAAAGTCAATCGCAATTGCGTTGATAGATGATACAAGCAGTGATGTTTTGGATGAGTTATACAAAGCAACCAAGGAATACACACAGAACAAAAAAGAGGCAGAGAAGATTGTCAAAAATCTTATCAAGGTAGTCATAAAACTAGGGGTCCTGTACAGGAATAATCAATTCAATCAAGATGAGATGATACTTGTGGAGAAGTTCAAGAAGAAGGTTCATCAGTTAGCAATGACCATTGTCAGTTTTCATCAGGTTGACTTTACTTTCGATCGGAATGTTTTGTCCAAACTTCTGAATGAGTGCAGAGACCTGCTTCATCAAATCATTGACCGGCATCTAACCACCAAGTCACATGGACGCATCAATCATGTCTTTAATCACTTTTCGGATTGTGAGTTCTTGGCTGTACTGTACAATCCATTTGGATCTTACAAGGCTTCTCTGCAGAAAATATGTAATGGCGTCAACAAAATGCTAGATGATAAAAATATATAA